The window TGGAACCACCGTTTTTGATTGTCAAATCATTAAACGTCGCGGTCACTGTCCACTACGCATCGAACACCCGTCCCGTGTTGTTGGCATCGACGATCGTATTGGCTGCCGTATCGCCTTGAAACGTGATGCTCTTTCCCATCTCGGAAAGCTGCGGCAGCGCCGACGACAACACGTAGGTGCCAGCCGCCAGGTTGATCGTGTCATTCTGGCCGTTGGAATTGGCTGCCGTGATCGCAGCTCTCAGACTACCCGCGGCGCCATCCGCTACACCCGCCGTCACATTGAACGTCGCCATCAGCGAGCGATCTTCGAGTTGCTCCAGCAACATCCGCCGCCGGGTCAGTCGTTGTTCGCCAGCGGCCTGACGCCGCCGAGATCGTTCCAGGCGGGAACCAACATCACGACGCGAAGAAGATCGATTCATGGTGCAATATCCTTATGCGTATGCGCGCGACAACCCAGTTGAGAACGCTACTGGAAAACTCAGGCACAAACCCCGAGTTACAGATGAGACAAGAACCGATTGACAACTCAGGTCAATCGAGGCGAAGAAATCTGAAAAGATCAGATACCCAGCTACCTGCTGGTCGAGTAACCATGGCGTTCACTCCCTTGGCTGTATCACAACGCAGCCTGATCCCTCAAATCGCCCCCGTGCATCTTCGATGCGGCGTAGGTTCTACCGACCATCGAGTGTAAATGTCAACTATTTGGGAGCGGTATTTCCCAAAAGTATGCAAGCAACTTGAAGCAACCCAATCACGCTGACAATCTATGTCACATCAGTGCGTCAACGTGTCGCAGCAGTTGAATCCACTTGCCGACACAAATCGGATGTCGAACTATACACGCCTGCTGCGCTGAAGGTCTTCGATTACGACTTTGTCGACCAGAAGAGGGTGGTGATTCCACGCGGAATCTACGAACTTGGTATCAACCGCGGCCAGCCGAGTCACGAGCTTTCGCTTCCGACAATTGATGTTACCGCTCCGGTTACTCCGATTCGCGCTTTGAGTAGGCCGCCGATCAGTTGGCGACTTTGGTTGTCCGCCCCTAATGCGTGCAATCGCAGATTGGGAATCATCAAAATCTTTGTTTGATCCGCGTTTGCCCCCTTGTCTGGCGCCGGTAATATTCGGCAAACATCTTCGGACCAACTCGCGACCGAACACTTAAGGGACAATCTGGAACTAGGTGCTCACGCCATCCGTTGTCTGAAGTTTCTCGATTTCTTTCCAAATCTTACTTAGCGGGATGCTGAGCGTTACCGCCAGCTTGTCCCGGCTTGGGTCAACGCAAGAGGAAAAAGCCTTCGCCAAAGTTGGTGAGGCTGTGTTGTCGATCGACCGTAGCGGAGCGCGACATGCGATTGGCAGAGAGGGCCGTCCACGCCCAAACCAATTAGAAATCAACGCTAAAACCGAAACGCCTGCAGAAGAATCTCGCCGGGTGGTGCGTTAACCGTGGGGCATTATCAGCTAGTTAGCAAAATCTCAGATCCTCGCGCGGGCTCGAAACTGCCACCCGGTTAACAGCAAGCTTGAACATAAATCACTTGCGTATTTTAGTGAATACATGACCATGACGCCGACGGTACTCGAAAACCCTTTACAATGCGCATCGTCTTGCAAATGAAAGTTTTAGGTCGAGTCGGTCTTCCAAGGCATCCAAGCCAGCCAGTCGATTATTTCACAGATGTGAAATAGTCCTGATAGATAAGAAAAAAGAAGGATGGCGGAGGCTTTCGCCCCCGCCATCCTCGCTATACATAGCTATGCAGCATCTGATCGACTATCGGCTGCATCATCATCCTGCTTCGGCGCGTCGGCTTGAGCAGTCGCGATTTTTGCAAACGCCATCGCTTTCCGGATCGTCGGTTCCGTTCTCTCAAAATGGGCTACCGC is drawn from Anatilimnocola floriformis and contains these coding sequences:
- a CDS encoding glycoside hydrolase family 55 protein, coding for MNRSSSRRDVGSRLERSRRRQAAGEQRLTRRRMLLEQLEDRSLMATFNVTAGVADGAAGSLRAAITAANSNGQNDTINLAAGTYVLSSALPQLSEMGKSITFQGDTAANTIVDANNTGRVFDA